Proteins from a single region of Oncorhynchus tshawytscha isolate Ot180627B linkage group LG03, Otsh_v2.0, whole genome shotgun sequence:
- the rims2a gene encoding regulating synaptic membrane exocytosis protein 4 isoform X13 gives MGRQGHDATAAAGAPGSGMRMQRSQSKMSLSASFEALANYFPCMNSFDEDDGAGGKKLRSTVQRSTETGLAVEMRSRMTRQASRESTDGSMNSYSSEGNLIFPGVRLSSDAQFSDFLDGLGPAQLVGRQTLATPPMGDIQIGIVDKKGALEVEVIRARGLVGKPGSKALPAPYVKVYLLENGACIAKKKTKVARKTLDPLYQQQLPFEEAPGGKVLQIIVWGDYGRMDHKSFMGAVQILLDELDLSNMVIGWFKLFPPSSLVDPTLAPLTRRASQTSLDSRS, from the exons ATGGGTAGGCAGGGGCATGATGCCACTGCAGCGGCTGGCGCCCCGGGGTCCGGGATGCGCATGCAGCGTTCCCAGAGCAAGATGAGCCTGTCTGCGTCGTTCGAGGCGCTGGCCAACTACTTCCCCTGCATGAACTCCTTCGACGAGGATGACGGAG CCGGTGGGAAGAAGCTTCGCAGCACCGTGCAGAGGAGCACAGAGACGGGCTTGGCCGTAGAGATGAGGAGCAGGATGACTCGGCAGGCCAGCAGGGAGTCCACCGACGGCAGCATGAACAGCTACAGCTCCGAGGGAAA CCTGATCTTCCCTGGTGTGAGACTGTCCTCCGACGCCCAGTTCTCTGACTTCCTGGATGGACTAGGCCCAGCCCAGCTGGTTGGACGACAGACGCTAGCTACACCACCCATGG GTGACATCCAGATTGGAATCGTGGACAAGAAAGGAGCGCTGGAGGTGGAAGTGATCCGAGCCCGTGGCCTTGTGGGAAAACCAGGTTCCAAGGCACTGCCAG cacCATATGTAAAGGTGTATCTTTTGGAAAACGGAGCCTGCATAGccaaaaagaaaacaaaagtaGCAAGAAAAACCTTGGACCCCCTTTACCAGCAGCAACTGCCTTTCGAAGAGGCTCCTGGAGGGAAGGTTCTACAG ATCATCGTATGGGGAGACTACGGACGCATGGACCATAAATCCTTTATGGGAGCAGTTCAGATACTTTTAGATGAGCTGGACCTGTCTAACATGGTGATTGGCTGGTTCAAGCTCTTTCCTCCTTCCTCATTGGTGGACCCTACCCTGGCCCCCTTGACAAGAAGAGCTTCCCAAACGTCATTGGATAGCCGGTCATAG
- the rims2a gene encoding regulating synaptic membrane exocytosis protein 4 isoform X12: protein MGRQGHDATAAAGAPGSGMRMQRSQSKMSLSASFEALANYFPCMNSFDEDDGEAGGKKLRSTVQRSTETGLAVEMRSRMTRQASRESTDGSMNSYSSEGNLIFPGVRLSSDAQFSDFLDGLGPAQLVGRQTLATPPMGDIQIGIVDKKGALEVEVIRARGLVGKPGSKALPAPYVKVYLLENGACIAKKKTKVARKTLDPLYQQQLPFEEAPGGKVLQIIVWGDYGRMDHKSFMGAVQILLDELDLSNMVIGWFKLFPPSSLVDPTLAPLTRRASQTSLDSRS, encoded by the exons ATGGGTAGGCAGGGGCATGATGCCACTGCAGCGGCTGGCGCCCCGGGGTCCGGGATGCGCATGCAGCGTTCCCAGAGCAAGATGAGCCTGTCTGCGTCGTTCGAGGCGCTGGCCAACTACTTCCCCTGCATGAACTCCTTCGACGAGGATGACGGAG AAGCCGGTGGGAAGAAGCTTCGCAGCACCGTGCAGAGGAGCACAGAGACGGGCTTGGCCGTAGAGATGAGGAGCAGGATGACTCGGCAGGCCAGCAGGGAGTCCACCGACGGCAGCATGAACAGCTACAGCTCCGAGGGAAA CCTGATCTTCCCTGGTGTGAGACTGTCCTCCGACGCCCAGTTCTCTGACTTCCTGGATGGACTAGGCCCAGCCCAGCTGGTTGGACGACAGACGCTAGCTACACCACCCATGG GTGACATCCAGATTGGAATCGTGGACAAGAAAGGAGCGCTGGAGGTGGAAGTGATCCGAGCCCGTGGCCTTGTGGGAAAACCAGGTTCCAAGGCACTGCCAG cacCATATGTAAAGGTGTATCTTTTGGAAAACGGAGCCTGCATAGccaaaaagaaaacaaaagtaGCAAGAAAAACCTTGGACCCCCTTTACCAGCAGCAACTGCCTTTCGAAGAGGCTCCTGGAGGGAAGGTTCTACAG ATCATCGTATGGGGAGACTACGGACGCATGGACCATAAATCCTTTATGGGAGCAGTTCAGATACTTTTAGATGAGCTGGACCTGTCTAACATGGTGATTGGCTGGTTCAAGCTCTTTCCTCCTTCCTCATTGGTGGACCCTACCCTGGCCCCCTTGACAAGAAGAGCTTCCCAAACGTCATTGGATAGCCGGTCATAG
- the rims2a gene encoding regulating synaptic membrane exocytosis protein 2 isoform X11 — MLRRRFSETDLRQLGTSSGSMNMTKSTSIGGDMCNLEKTDGSQSDTGVGMVGGDGDGDKKRRSSIGAKMAAVVGLSRKSRSTSQLSQTEAGGKKLRSTVQRSTETGLAVEMRSRMTRQASRESTDGSMNSYSSEGNLIFPGVRLSSDAQFSDFLDGLGPAQLVGRQTLATPPMGDIQIGIVDKKGALEVEVIRARGLVGKPGSKALPAPYVKVYLLENGACIAKKKTKVARKTLDPLYQQQLPFEEAPGGKVLQIIVWGDYGRMDHKSFMGAVQILLDELDLSNMVIGWFKLFPPSSLVDPTLAPLTRRASQTSLDSRS; from the exons GCAGTTGGGCACGTCGTCAGGGAGTATGAACATGACCAAGAGCACAAGCATCGGTGGAGACATGTGCAACCTGGAGAAGACGGACGGCAGCCAATCGGACACGGGCGTAGGCATGGTAGgcggggacggggacggggacaAGAAGAGACGCTCCAGTATTGGTGCCAAAATGGCGGCAGTGGTTGGCCTCTCGCGGAAAAGCAGGAGTACCTCTCAGCTCAGCCAAACAG AAGCCGGTGGGAAGAAGCTTCGCAGCACCGTGCAGAGGAGCACAGAGACGGGCTTGGCCGTAGAGATGAGGAGCAGGATGACTCGGCAGGCCAGCAGGGAGTCCACCGACGGCAGCATGAACAGCTACAGCTCCGAGGGAAA CCTGATCTTCCCTGGTGTGAGACTGTCCTCCGACGCCCAGTTCTCTGACTTCCTGGATGGACTAGGCCCAGCCCAGCTGGTTGGACGACAGACGCTAGCTACACCACCCATGG GTGACATCCAGATTGGAATCGTGGACAAGAAAGGAGCGCTGGAGGTGGAAGTGATCCGAGCCCGTGGCCTTGTGGGAAAACCAGGTTCCAAGGCACTGCCAG cacCATATGTAAAGGTGTATCTTTTGGAAAACGGAGCCTGCATAGccaaaaagaaaacaaaagtaGCAAGAAAAACCTTGGACCCCCTTTACCAGCAGCAACTGCCTTTCGAAGAGGCTCCTGGAGGGAAGGTTCTACAG ATCATCGTATGGGGAGACTACGGACGCATGGACCATAAATCCTTTATGGGAGCAGTTCAGATACTTTTAGATGAGCTGGACCTGTCTAACATGGTGATTGGCTGGTTCAAGCTCTTTCCTCCTTCCTCATTGGTGGACCCTACCCTGGCCCCCTTGACAAGAAGAGCTTCCCAAACGTCATTGGATAGCCGGTCATAG